Genomic DNA from Lactococcus garvieae:
TCATCCGTCATGCAATTTGACTACGCAGGAAAGCGTGTCAATATCTTGGATACCCCAGGGCATGAGGACTTCTCCGAGGATACCTATCGTACTTTGATGGCAGTAGATGCTGCTGTGATGGTTATTGACAGTGCCAAAGGTATTGAGGCCCAAACCAAAAAACTTTTCCAAGTTGTGAAGCGCCGTGGTATTCCCGTTTTCACCTTTATTAATAAACTGGACCGTGATGGTCGTGAGCCTTTGGACTTGCTGAGTGAGTTAGAAGACATCTTAGGGATTGCTTCTGTTCCGATGAACTGGCCGATTGGTATGGGAAAAAACTTCCAAGGGCTTTATGATTTCTATAATAACCGTATCGAGGTTTTTCAGCCAGAAAATGGAGAACGTTTTATTGAGCTCGATGAAAATGGAGAGATTGACGCCAGCTACCCACTGACAAACAACCCTTTTTATGCCCAAGCTATGGAAGACGCTGAACTCTTGCAAGATGCAGGTAATGAGTTTGATGAAAAAGAAGTCCTCGCAGGACAGCTGACCCCCGTCTTCTTTGGATCAGCCTTGACCGACTTTGGTGTGGAAACTTTCCTTGATACTTTCTTGACTTATGCCCCTGAACCAAACGGACATAAGACAGTGGATGATGAGATTATTGACCCCTTACGTGAAGAATTTTCAGGCTTTGTATTCAAAATTCAGGCCAACATGGATATTCGTCACCGTGACCGTATCGCCTTTGTTCGTATTGTTTCTGGTGAATTTGAGCGTGGGATGGGTGTGAAGCTTCTTCGTACAGGGAAACAAGTCAAACTTTCAAACGTTACACAGTTTATGGCTGAGTCACGTGAAAATGTAGAAAATGCTGTTGCTGGAGATATCATCGGGGTTTATGATACAGGTACTTACCAAGTCGGTGACACGCTAACAACAGGGAAGCTTAAAACAGCTTTTGAGCCTTTACCAACCTTTACACCAGAACTCTTTATGCGCGTGACCGCTAAAAATGTCATGAAGCAAAAATCTTTCCAAAAAGGGATCGAGCAGTTGGTTCAGGAAGGTGCGATTCAGCTTTATAAGACTTACACCACAGGCGAAATCATGCTCGGTGCGGTTGGTCAGCTCCAGTTTGAAGTTTTCAAACATCGTATGGAAAATGAATACAACTCCGAAATTATCATGACACCAATGGGCAGTAAAACCGTCCGTTGGATTAAACCTGAAGATTTGGATGAAAAAATGTCTTCTAGCCGAAATATTTTGGCACGCGATCGCTTTGACCATCCTCTCTTCCTGTTTGAAAATGACTTTGCCATGCGTTGGTTCAAGGATAAATACCCCGATGTTGAGTTGATGGAGCAGTTTTCTGTTTAATGAAAATGAGTTAAAAAGTCCTCTAAAATGAGGCTTTTTCTATCTGCAAAAAAGGACTTCAAAATAAAAAAAAAAAAATAAAAAAGGTAAGCATTTACATCTTTAAAAGTATGTTATAATAGTCAAGTTATATATTCAGGCGAGTTAAGACAAAGATTTTTTCGCCTGTAACTGAGCTTTCGAGCTTGGTCGTCATATTTGCTATAGGCAAATTTAGAAAATTATAGGTGAAACATTGAAATTCAACGAACTCGGCCTTTCAGAAGGCATTATCGAGACTCTTACAGCTATCGGTTATGAGCAGCCAACGCCAATCCAAGAGCAAACTATCCAACTTGCGCTCTCAGGACGTGACGTTCTCGGTCAAGCCCAAACTGGTACAGGGAAGACAGCCGCTTTTGGCCTCCCAACTATTGAAAAAATTAATCCAGAAAATAAAGCTATCCAAGCCCTTGTGATTGCTCCAACACGTGAACTTGCTGTCCAAGGACAAGAAGAACTCTTCCGCTTTGGTAAATCTAAAGGCCTTAAAGTGCGTACTGTCTTCGGTGGATCAAGCATCGAAAAACAAATCAAAGCGCTCCGTTCAGGTGCTCATATCGTTGTAGGTACACCAGGGCGTATGGTTGACTTGCTTAAACGTAAAGCACTTGACCTTTCACATCTTGAAACATTGATTCTTGATGAAGCAGACGAAATGCTCAACATGGGCTTCCTCGAAGACATCGAGTTTATCATTGGTAAAACACCAAGTGAACGTCAAACATTGCTCTTCTCAGCAACAATGCCAAATGACATCAAAAAAATTGGCGTGAAGTTCATGAAAAATCCAGAGCATATCAAGATTGCAGCTAAGGAAATGACAGCTGATCGTATTGATCAATACTACGTTAAATCAAAAGAATTTGAAAAATTTGATATCTTGACACGTTTGCTTGATGTGGAACGTCCTGAACTTGCTATTGTTTTTGGTCGTACAAAACGCCGTGTTGATGAAATCACACGTGGTTTGAAATTACGTGGCTACCGTGCCGAAGGTATTCACGGTGACTTGGACCAAAACAAACGTCTCCGCGTTTTGCGTGATTTTAAGGGCGGACATTTGGATATCTTGGTTGCGACAGACGTTGCGGCACGTGGACTTGACATCTCAGGTGTTACCCACGTTTATAACTACGATATTACCCAAGACCAAGAAAGTTATGTTCACCGTATCGGCCGTACAGGTCGTGCTGGTAAATCTGGTCGTTCTGTAACTTTTGTCAGCTACAATGAGATGGGTTACCTCCGTGCTATTGAAAAACTGACGAAGAAAGAAATGAAGAGCTTGCGTCCACCAACAAAAGAAGATGCTTACCAAGCCAGTCTTTCTGTTGCGATGGATGAAATTAAACGTGACTTACAAGAGGGCAGCCTTAAAGGTAAGTTGACGAAGTTTGATGCAGATGCAGAACAACTTATGGCAGAGTACGATGTGAAAGAACTCGTTGCTATGTTGATTCAAAGCCGCGTTAAAGACCCAGATAATATGCCTGACGTTCAAATCACAGCTGAACGCCCATTACCATTTAACGGTGAAGGCAAAGGCTTCAAGGGCAAAGGTAAAGGCGGTAATGGTAATAAAGGTGGCGGACGTTATGGCCGTGACCGTAATAACAACCGTGGCGGCCGTGGTGGCGACCGTGACCGTGATGGTAAAGGTGGTTACCGTGGTAAAGGCGGCGACCGTGATCGCGACGACAAAAAACGTAACTGGCGTGACCGTGATGACAAAAAACGTGACTATTACAAAAAAGACCGCAAACCTAAAACACAAGCAAGCGAAAAACAAGCAGGCTTCGTGATGCGTAACCGTGGTGATAAATAAAAAGTAAGCCTCTAAACTTACTCAGAAAAAAGACAAAGTCCTATGACTTTGTCTTTTTTTATTTTCCAAATCTAAGAAGTTTCTGAAAGATATCTACGCTCATGAGAGTATAGGTGACATAAGGGGAAGGCTCAACCTTAGAGGCACAACTTATAGGTAATATTTTATCTATGTTCTTATTTATTTTTATTTAAATTAGATTATTCTTATTAAATCATTTTGTGTTTCGTGCGATTTGTTATATTATTGTATGGAGATGTCATTTATGTAACCTTAAAGAAAAATAAGTTACATAAAGAAATGTATAGGATGGAAAAATTAGGATATTTTTAGTGAGTTTATCTATTCCTCTCCTAATTCAGAGGCTTTGTGTGTTCTTACTTTAGATAATTCATTATAAGTGAGGGGTGGGGCACCTAACTTAGTTTAGGCCAAACTTCTCCCGATGAAAGAAGATGCAGCAACGTGAAGCCGTCCTCATCAGGTTGATAAAAAGAGCAACAGTGTAATCTACTAAAAACTCATCCTTGAGGTGATAGATATGGTAAATAGAAATGGAAAACACTTTAAAAAACGTAAAAAACAAGTCTCATCCCTCACAAGATAGGCTGGGGAAAGATTCTGAGAGGAACAGCACTCAGGTAAGCCAAGAGTCATCAATGTCCAATAGCTTTTCTTTTAAGCAAGAGACGATTGATGCCTTAAAAAAAGAAGCTGAAGCCGCAGCACAAAAGGCCGCAGAACTTACTCAAAGACGCTCAACGCTCTCACATGAAGCTGTCCCGCAGATTTCAACCGTCTCATCAGAAGCGACTCCAGAAGAGACCCTTCTGATGATGCAAAACACCTTGCAGATGCAAATGAAAGAGTTTAAAGAGCAATTGAAAGCTCATCAAGAGTCGCAAGAACAACAAAATGCTACTCTAGCCATGGCTCCTCCTGAGGCAACAAAAACGGGCAAAGGAAAATGGTTAGGAAACATCGTGTTTTATATCTTGCTCACAGGCCTTTTCATCTTCATCGAGTCCGCCGTTATTTCGCAGAGTGAGGATACGACACCACGTAATATCGCAGGCTTTTCGCCCATGATTGTTCTTTCGGATAGTATGCGTGATGTCTATGCGCGTGACGACTTTATACTTACACGTGCTGTGGAACCTCGCTCACTGAGTGTTGGCGACGATATTACCTTTATAACCGAGCAAAACAGGACGGTCACTCACCGCATCGTTGGTATTCGCGAGAATCACCTTTCCACGGGGCAACGTGGGTTTGAGACCAAAGGGGTAAATAATACAACAGTCGATAGTGAGATTGTTCATGCCAGAAATGTGGTGGGGAGAGTCATCTTCTCAAGCTCAACCATTGGGCATGTGCTTGGTTTTATCCGAGAGAATATGTTGTTGGCTTTTATTACCTTTGTCCTTCTTCTAATCTTCTTAGATGTACTCGTCAAGTATGTTATTTCGCTCTTCCAAGTACGCAAGGAAAAGAAGAAGGGGCATATTGAAGGGAAGCCAGAGAAGCTCACAAGAAAAACAAAAAAACGCAAACAAAACTTGTCTGCCTAAGTCAGACGTTAATTAATGAAAAATATTATTAAAAATAAGGAGTATTTATGACAAAGAACAGAACATCTAAAAAGAAACTGTGGCCCGTAGTAGCTGCAGGAGCGGCATTACTTTTGGCAGGTACATTCGCCTGGACATCTTTCAGTCAACGTGCCTTGAATGACATTGATGGCCAACGCGTTCCAAATCATGGTGGACGTATCCACGACCAGTTTGACCGTGACTCAGGAAACAAAGATATCTTTGCGGAAAACTACGGTGAAAATACTTTATTTGTACGTATCAAGTTGAAAGAGTATATGGAGGTCGCAGGTCAGCCGGTCGATGATGATTCCACAGTAGACCCAGATGATTCAAATACTTGGACAACATTTATCCCTGGACCTGCCACAGGTGGGACCGTTGCAAATGATGATCGTCAAGGTGCGCGCAGTTCTCTTTTCAGTGATTATTGGGACTGGAACTTAGGTATGGAACGTATCCCAGGGACAACGATGTATTTTATGCCGACCTTTAATCATGACCCAAATAATATGCAAACAGCGGCAGCAGGTAATGCACGTGACTTTATCGTAGACGACGTGACACACCCAGGTGATGGTACAGAAGCTTTCTGGCAGTCGGGAGATACAGCAACGTCGATCATGCCAGTAGGTGCAGAGTTTGGTGGCACAAACACAGCAGCAGCTGTTTTAGCCCAAGATCGTCCTCCACTTACAGCAGGCCAATGGATGGATCTCTCAACTTCTGGGCGTCGTGTAGGTCAAACATGGATCATCGACCAAGCCAGTGGTTGGGCTTACTATGCCGTTCCTCTAGAGTCTGGTGAAGCGACATCTTATCTTCTTGATGACATTGCCCAAAGCGCTGACTTTAATGACAACTTGACTGCGAACTTCCCAGGAGCAGAAGCCCATGACTGGAAATACAGCATCCATGTTATTGGTGAGTTTGTATCTTTTGATGATCTTGATCAATTTCTTGATAATCCAGAGGATGACACTGCAGGAGCGAGAGAAATTGTAGCGCATCTTGAAAATGAACACACACCATAAGCATTACTTAGTTTTTATATAAGTCTAAAGGAAATAAAAAGAGAAGGATACAGTGAAAAAATATTTTTTCATGCCATCTTCTCTTTTTTATCTCTCTGTGTTGTCAACCAAATATCTCAACAAAAGGTAATTAAGCATGAAAAAGTATGTTCCTAAAAATTTAAGGGCTCTTATTAAAATAATTTGTCTTGTACTCTTGTGCTTGCTCCTCATCTTGCCCTTACCTTACCGTATCGAAATACCAGGAGAAGCCAAACCGTTGAACGAGAGTATTGTGGTTTCCGGGCATGGAGCGCCCGTACGCTCGGGTGGAGGTTTTTACCTTCCTACGGTTAAAACTGCGCCAGTGAATATCAGTCTTCTCATTTATAATTTATTTGATAGGTATTCGGAAATTCATCCCATAACCTCAGATGCACAAGCGATGTCTAAAAAGCAGCAAGAGGAGACTATTAGCCAGTTGCAGATGCGAGTTTCCGAGAATATTGCTGTATGGGAAGCCTTTCGCTTAGCAAAAAAGCCTATAGACTTTGAGTATGGGGGAGCTTACGTTACAGAAGTGGCAAGATATTCAAGTTTTCACAATAAGTTAAGGCCTTTGGATTTGATTACTCATCTGGATGGACCGCGTTTTGAAAGTAACGAGGAGATGCTGGACTATATAAAAAAGCAGAAGGTTGGAGACCAAGTTACTCTGAAATTTCAACGGGAGATGGATGGAGAGAAAAAGGAACAAGAGGTAGAAGGAAACTATATCCAGCTTGATAATGGCAAAACGGGGATAGGTATGTCGCTTATGGAAAACACAAGTCTTATAAGCAACCCAGAAGTCAAGATAAAAGTTGGCGATATTAGTGGTCCTTCAGGCGGTTTACTTTTTACTTTGGATATTTACAGCAAGCTTACAGGGAAAGACATAACGAAAGGACGCAAAGTGGCCGGTAGCGCCTCTATCACTGTTGGCGGTGCAGTATGGCCTGTTGGCGGTATTCGCCAAAAGGTGGTGGCTGCTGAACGTCAAGATATAGATGTCTTCTTTGTCTATAGCAACGGCAGGGCGGTCGGAGATTATAATTATCTTGAAGCAAAGGAAACCGTAAAATGGTTGCGTTCAGACATGTCGATAATACCCATAGATAACGTGAATGATGCTATAGAATATCTGGAGGGACGAAACAGGACTTGGATCCAAGGAAGTGATGCCAAAGATGTGTAAATCCTCTTTCTACATTACCTGAACAGGAAGAAATATTTTGTGTGCGCTCAAAACTTATTGGAGGATATTAAATGAGAGAAGTGGACAAATATATTTTTTATTTTTATTTTTTAATATATTGTTTTTTTGATATAATAGAACCATAAAAATGTGTAATCATAATGAAATCTATAAAATCAATATTCATCAATATGTAACTTTAGACTTATTTTTTAATTAAATAGCGCGTAGCACTAAATAATACATTTCGATTAGAAAGGAGAAGGAAGTATGAACAAAGTCCCGAAGAAACAAAAGTCAGAAGGAAAGGTTGTCTATCATGATCTTAGCGGTGGTGAAGATTTTGCGACAGCTGCCTGTGATTTTCCAGAAGATATACAGGCGATTCAAGAGAGAGTGAGAGCAGCGATTCGCGCCACTGAGGCAAGCTATGAGGCCTCTATCTTAGACACCCCTACGACAAAGAAGTCTTTTGAAAAAGTTCTAGAAGTTCACTACCCTTCTTCTCAAAAAAATGAGCCAACAATAGTTTTTCCAGCTGCACATAAAGTAGAGGAACCACCTTCCATATCTGCTCAATCCGTTGTTGTAGAGCCAAAGCAAGCAACGGAGAAAGCGAAGAAAAAAACCTATACGCATGAAGCTCAAAAAAAATCTTTACGTTCTAACAAGCTAGCAGAGGAGGCTCCAGCAGCACGGTCTGAAAATTCTCCCCGCCAAGAAGGAAGCTATCTTTACTATAATGCCTCTCCCAAAGAAGCTAAGCATTATCCGACAATTGTTGTAAATAAGTTAACCGTATCGACTGCACCACGCGCAGAGTTTTATAAGGAGCATCAGCTAGCCTTGAAAAATGAGGGTAAAAATAAAGAAGCCTCAAAGTTCAAACCCAAACCCAAATCTAAAGGTGCTGGAATTCTGAGTAATACTATTTTCTATCTAATTATTATTCTTCTTTTAGTCTTTCTAGAATCAAGTGTGATTTTACAAAATGAAAATGATAAGCCAGTAAATCTGGCAGGGTTTTCACCCATGACTGTACTCTCTAATTCGATGAAAAGTGTTTATCCTAAAGGAAGCTTACTGGTGACACGTCAAGTAAATCCTCAAACCCTTAATATTGGAGACGATATCACTTTTATTACTGAGGCAAATCGAACAGTTACACACCGGATTGTGGGTATCGAAGAAGACTATCTTCGAACACGTGAGCGTGGCTTTGTAACTAAGGGCGTAGATAACGCGCGTGAAGATGCCGAAATCGTTCATGCTAATAATGTAGTGGGTAGAGTCATCTTTTCAAGTTATCCTTTGGGCAGGATTGTCCAATTTATTCGAGAACATCTAGTGATTTCGGTCATTCTCATGCTGGTCCTCGTACTTATCTTACATGAAATGTTGAGTTTCTTTATTACAAGATTGAAGCAGGGAAAAACAAGAAAAAACAGAAGAATTAAACCAAAGAATAGAGTGAAACGGCGTAAAGTAAGAGAAAGGAAGGTACTGTCTCATGAGGCAATCTAACTTTCTCTCGAAAATCACTTTTAAAAAAAGGTATATTATTCCCGCCCTCTTACTTGTTGTCTTAAGTGCGACTTCAGCAGGCACATTTACATGGACATCTATTAGTCAGCGGGCAGTCAATGAAACTCGTTTTGAATCTCTTCCAGGCGGACGTTTACATGATGATTTTGAAGGTTTAGCTCATCTGGAAAATCAACGTGGCCGAACGAATAAAGATGTCTTTGTGGAAAATTATTCTTCAGAAAATATCTTGACACGTGTAAGACTCAGTGAGTACATGGAGGTAGGCGCAGGCGCTGGTCAAACAGCAAACAACCAAGCCGTGCCACTCAGTGATGCAGGACTAGAAAATGCCACTCTTGCAGACCATAACTCTTGGGCTGTGGTTAGGCCTAGCGGGCTGCTATCCGATGGGGTAACAGTTTCTCGCTTGCGGGATTATGTGACTCTTCATCTTGGTGATGATAACAGTCGTCCCAAAATCTTTATGCCCACCTTTAACCAAAATAATCAAAACCAAGAATCGAATACAACAGGCCGAGGGCTTGAGACTTTAACGGGAACATATAATACCAACTTAGGTATCGCAATGCCAGGAACACATAATCAGTGGAACTTAGGGCAGACACACACTTCGACCCTACGAACATGGGATGAAAGAAATGGTGCAGAAGTCTTGACCGCAAATGTGACCCATACTGCACAAGCAACCGTCCTATCAGAGCGGGGTGGCTATATCACGATGAGCGAGTGGATGGCTTCTGGTCGCCCAACAGGTAATTTTTGGGTGCATGACAATGACGGTTGGCTTTATTGGGCTACATGGTTGCCTCAAGAGACAGCCACTAGCTTGTTATTAGATGCTTTAGAGGTAAATTTTAATAATAAGGATACATTTTATGGGATGCATGTTGAGTCAGACGTGGCTACAGCTGAAGGAATAGATCAATGGCAGGGTGTGTCAGCTTCTGCTGGTGAACTGATGCAGGGCATTATAAGCTAAGACGAGCAAAGAGAAAGTATCTTATAGGAAGAAGAAATATTTATCCATGAAACTGTCTCATTTTTACTTGGTAGAATTAAAGAATAGAGAAGCAAACTTATGAAAAAAAGTATCAAATCTTTTACCACCCTGTGCGCTTTAGCTGCCAGTTTAGTCTTGGTAGGCGGGACCTTTGCTTATACAAACATGGGACAACGTGCTCTAAATATGCTTGAAGGGGACAAGCCACTCGTATATGGCGGCCGCGTCCATGACTATTTCGATGATGCAACAGGGAACAAAGATGTCTTTGTGGAAAACTTTGGCAGTGAGCCTCTTATTGCGCGTGTGAAGTTTACAGAGCTGTTTATGCACAATGACAGATCACTGATTGAGAGTGGGGATATTGATATGAACGATCCGCTGACTTGGCCTACTTGGATACCTGGGCCTGAAGCCACTACGACCCCTTTAGGAACTGAAGCTCTCGGTACACGTATTGGAGTAAATACACCCCTCAATGCTTATTTTCACTTGGCGCTAGGTCAAGCCACTCAGGATGCCCAGCGGCCTTGGTTTATGCCCACCTTCAACAGAGATTCTACTTCTACGAGGACTGCGGCTGCAGGGGTAGGACGTGATGTGGAAACAGGGAGCGCTACACACCCGGGCAAGGGCACGGCTAACTATTGGACGGCAGGGATGTTTGGCAACTCTATCATGGGTCCACCAGAGTCTGCGGAGCAGCAGGAAACAAAACAGGTACTTAATCAAGCGCGTCCGCCCATGACTTTTGCCCAATGGCAAACACTGGCAGTAGATGACCGTGTAGGTAATTTCTGGGTGATTGATCAAGAAACGGGATGGGCTTATTGGGCAAATCTCTTATCGGGAGGGCAAGCCACCAGTTTCCTCTTGGACAGCAAGCGCGCACAACCTGCCCTGAGTACCCTTAAAGGCGCTGGTTCTTATCAAATTCATGTCATTGGACAGTTTTCTAGTAATGATACAGCTTATCTTGCCGAGTTTTGGACGGAAGATGCAGCTGCAAATCTCAACCCCGCAAATGGCCAAAGTATTGTCCAAACGATTCGGGAACAAAACTGACTGATCAAAGTAACAACTGTAGAAAACAGCAGAAAGGAGCACCGTCTTGTACAGACTTAAACAGATTTTAAGTAAATTAACAGTGAAAAGTCGTGTCTTACTTTCTGCTCTTTTGTTAACAATGATTGTGACAGGTATTACGGGAACCATGGCATGGAACAGTGGCAGACAAAGCGCCCTCAATCTTGGCCAGACACGGATTGGCGAACGACCTGTACATTTACTTAAGCTGGAGATTGATACGGAGGGAAATCAAACGGAACTTCCTGTGCCTGGTGCAGATTTCTTACTTTTTGAAATTCCGGCAAATAATCCCGATAGTCCTGTACAGATTCAAGCCACCTTTACTACAGACCAAGAGGGTCGAATAACTGTTTCACTGCCACCAGGACGTTATTTTTTCCAAGAAATTCGTTTGCCTTATGGCTTTGCTCCAGATCTTGATAGCGAAAATCAACCCATTAGGCGCTATGACTTTACTGTCACTGAAGAGAGTAATAATGAAAGACCGATTGTTACAGCCTACAACCGTCGATTGGCGGGGGATTTAATTATCGAAAAAACACTGGTGAATGACGATGGGCACCCCCTCTCTCCAGAGCAATTGGCACAACTCTTTGAATTTCGAGTAACCTTTTCAGACGGCGGAACCTATAAGTACCAAATTGATGGTCAAGGTGCTATGCATGAGCTGTCTTCTGGGGAGACATTGAGCCTACGCCATGGGCAACGTGCAGTGTTTACTGGCATTCCTGTCGGTGTCCACTATATGGTAGAGGAAATTAATTTTCAAAATGGTCAAGCCAATAACTCCTCGGGGAATATTCATTCTGAACCCTCACTAGCAGCTTTTACCAACCGTGATATGACCCGCAGAGGGAATTTAATTTTAGAAAAAGAAGTTGTAAACTCAGATGGCTCAGGTGTAACTCCTGAGCAAAAGCTCATCGACTTTAACTTTGAAGTTGAACTTTCAAATGTCCCAGATGGAGCAAGTTTCCGTTATACGACCAATCGTTACCAAATTGATGATGACCCTAATAACGATGCGGATACGCGTGAGGGTACAGTTTCGAGTGGTGATACACTCACACTTCGTCATGGTGAAATCCTTACCATCCACAACTTACCGGTAGGTGCTTCCTACAAGATCCGTGAAGTAGCAACTGCAGGCTTTGTTTCTGGTACGGAGACAGTGCAAGGGAATATCGTTCAAGATACAACGCCGCATCACCGCTTTGTCAATAGTTACCAAGTGGGTGGCGTTGAGCCTGAGCCAGCTACTCTGTCTTTTGAAAAGCAAGTGGTTTCAGAGAATGAAGCCATGCTCGAAAGAGAGTTTGAGTTTGAAGTGACTTTTGAACCGAGCGATGGTCAAACTTTCCAATATCGGATTATCGAAGGTAGCACCGAGGGCGCTTTACAAGACTTTATATCTGGCGATACTATCCGCCTCCGTCATGGTCAGAAGGTCGTCTTTGCTGATTTACCTGCTGGTTTGGCTTATAATATCCGTGAAATTCCAAGCGATGATTTCTTTGAAATGCTTGATGAGGCAAATGGTACGACCATAATTGGCGGCACTTCACACCATCTTTTCATCAACCGTGAAGTGCCCAGTGGTTCTGCTCAACTCGTCATTGAAAAAAATGTTGTAGGCACAGGCTATGATGCGAATCATGAATTCTTGTTTGATCTTTATATCAATGATGTTAAACAGGATGAAGTGATTCGTTTAAGAAGTGGCCAAAGTTCAACACCAATCACTCTTGCCTTAGGTGACCGTTGGCGCGTTGTTGAGCATGACAGCTTCGGGGCTGGTTTTATCCAGATAGGTATTAGTAATGGTACAGGAAGCGTTGAGATTGGGCATCTTGGACAAGTTATTCATGTCCGCCAAACCAACCGCTATATTCACGAAAGGATAACCTTATCAGGAGTCAAAAGCTGGGAGATGCCTGAAGGGATTCAGCCCCCACAAGAGATTACACTGCAGCTCATGCAAGACAATCATGTGGTAAGGCAAATAAATGTTACAGGACCAACTTGGACCTATACTTTTGAAAACTTACCAAAGTTTGATAGTGCAGGAAACGAGATCC
This window encodes:
- a CDS encoding SepM family pheromone-processing serine protease, which codes for MKKYVPKNLRALIKIICLVLLCLLLILPLPYRIEIPGEAKPLNESIVVSGHGAPVRSGGGFYLPTVKTAPVNISLLIYNLFDRYSEIHPITSDAQAMSKKQQEETISQLQMRVSENIAVWEAFRLAKKPIDFEYGGAYVTEVARYSSFHNKLRPLDLITHLDGPRFESNEEMLDYIKKQKVGDQVTLKFQREMDGEKKEQEVEGNYIQLDNGKTGIGMSLMENTSLISNPEVKIKVGDISGPSGGLLFTLDIYSKLTGKDITKGRKVAGSASITVGGAVWPVGGIRQKVVAAERQDIDVFFVYSNGRAVGDYNYLEAKETVKWLRSDMSIIPIDNVNDAIEYLEGRNRTWIQGSDAKDV
- a CDS encoding DEAD/DEAH box helicase, which codes for MKFNELGLSEGIIETLTAIGYEQPTPIQEQTIQLALSGRDVLGQAQTGTGKTAAFGLPTIEKINPENKAIQALVIAPTRELAVQGQEELFRFGKSKGLKVRTVFGGSSIEKQIKALRSGAHIVVGTPGRMVDLLKRKALDLSHLETLILDEADEMLNMGFLEDIEFIIGKTPSERQTLLFSATMPNDIKKIGVKFMKNPEHIKIAAKEMTADRIDQYYVKSKEFEKFDILTRLLDVERPELAIVFGRTKRRVDEITRGLKLRGYRAEGIHGDLDQNKRLRVLRDFKGGHLDILVATDVAARGLDISGVTHVYNYDITQDQESYVHRIGRTGRAGKSGRSVTFVSYNEMGYLRAIEKLTKKEMKSLRPPTKEDAYQASLSVAMDEIKRDLQEGSLKGKLTKFDADAEQLMAEYDVKELVAMLIQSRVKDPDNMPDVQITAERPLPFNGEGKGFKGKGKGGNGNKGGGRYGRDRNNNRGGRGGDRDRDGKGGYRGKGGDRDRDDKKRNWRDRDDKKRDYYKKDRKPKTQASEKQAGFVMRNRGDK
- a CDS encoding peptide chain release factor 3; translation: MNRAEEIKKRRTFAIISHPDAGKTTITEQLLKFGGAIREAGTVKARKTGNFAKSDWMDIEKERGISVTSSVMQFDYAGKRVNILDTPGHEDFSEDTYRTLMAVDAAVMVIDSAKGIEAQTKKLFQVVKRRGIPVFTFINKLDRDGREPLDLLSELEDILGIASVPMNWPIGMGKNFQGLYDFYNNRIEVFQPENGERFIELDENGEIDASYPLTNNPFYAQAMEDAELLQDAGNEFDEKEVLAGQLTPVFFGSALTDFGVETFLDTFLTYAPEPNGHKTVDDEIIDPLREEFSGFVFKIQANMDIRHRDRIAFVRIVSGEFERGMGVKLLRTGKQVKLSNVTQFMAESRENVENAVAGDIIGVYDTGTYQVGDTLTTGKLKTAFEPLPTFTPELFMRVTAKNVMKQKSFQKGIEQLVQEGAIQLYKTYTTGEIMLGAVGQLQFEVFKHRMENEYNSEIIMTPMGSKTVRWIKPEDLDEKMSSSRNILARDRFDHPLFLFENDFAMRWFKDKYPDVELMEQFSV
- a CDS encoding signal peptidase I, producing MNKVPKKQKSEGKVVYHDLSGGEDFATAACDFPEDIQAIQERVRAAIRATEASYEASILDTPTTKKSFEKVLEVHYPSSQKNEPTIVFPAAHKVEEPPSISAQSVVVEPKQATEKAKKKTYTHEAQKKSLRSNKLAEEAPAARSENSPRQEGSYLYYNASPKEAKHYPTIVVNKLTVSTAPRAEFYKEHQLALKNEGKNKEASKFKPKPKSKGAGILSNTIFYLIIILLLVFLESSVILQNENDKPVNLAGFSPMTVLSNSMKSVYPKGSLLVTRQVNPQTLNIGDDITFITEANRTVTHRIVGIEEDYLRTRERGFVTKGVDNAREDAEIVHANNVVGRVIFSSYPLGRIVQFIREHLVISVILMLVLVLILHEMLSFFITRLKQGKTRKNRRIKPKNRVKRRKVRERKVLSHEAI
- a CDS encoding signal peptidase I, encoding MENTLKNVKNKSHPSQDRLGKDSERNSTQVSQESSMSNSFSFKQETIDALKKEAEAAAQKAAELTQRRSTLSHEAVPQISTVSSEATPEETLLMMQNTLQMQMKEFKEQLKAHQESQEQQNATLAMAPPEATKTGKGKWLGNIVFYILLTGLFIFIESAVISQSEDTTPRNIAGFSPMIVLSDSMRDVYARDDFILTRAVEPRSLSVGDDITFITEQNRTVTHRIVGIRENHLSTGQRGFETKGVNNTTVDSEIVHARNVVGRVIFSSSTIGHVLGFIRENMLLAFITFVLLLIFLDVLVKYVISLFQVRKEKKKGHIEGKPEKLTRKTKKRKQNLSA